The segment CATAAATGTTGAATTTATTTGGTACTATTTCCATGAAATTTTTTGTATATCCTAAAAAGTTAATGGAAACAAACTGGTCAACATAGTGATAGTTTTCTGTAGATTTAGATGAAAATGCCAGAGACATTTTTTGATTGAGTAGCAACAAAAATACTATTACAGTCTATAAACTAGTGAAAAcagagggctagattcacaaaaggacttaggtgcctaactggcacttcaggtgcctaaatccaagAAGCACACTCCATTGGGATTCACAGCTCACCTACTGGAAAAGGttcggaaaagggcaacaaaaatgattaggggtatagaacggcttctgtattaggagagattaataagactaggacttttcagcttggaaaagagacggctaaggggagatatgattgaggtctataaaatcatgactggtgtagagaaagtagataaggaagtgttgtttactacttctcataacacaacaactaggggttaccaaatgaaattaataggcattaggtttaaaacaaataaaaggaagtatttcttcacacaatgcacagtcacctgtggaactccttgccagaggatgttgtgaaagccaagaccataacagggttcaaaaaagaactagataaattcatggaggataaggtccatcaatggctattagctaggatggacagggatggtgtccctcgcctctgtttgccagaagctaggagtgagcgacagggaatggatcacttgatgattacctgttctgttcattccttctggggcacctggcactggacagtgtcggaagacaggatactgagttagatggacctttggtctgacccagtagggccgttcttatgttctttactCAGATGCCACCGAACTCTGCAGATGCCTAAACTTGCTTGGCACCTAAGTGCTTGCAATAAAAGTTCCCGAGGCAACTATGTTTCTAGCTCTGTGCTGGCTGGCAAAGCATCACAGCCACATGacaggcatccagatgcctaagCCCCAAACtgatttacaaatggagaaagaTAAAAGCATTCCTCTACCTAACTTGCCTGAAGGAgttctgagcatgcctaccagattgggcccctACAGGCAAGGATACACAGAACTTTGTGCGGAGAGCAAGACCACCTCCCTCATGACttaagcccagtggttaggatactcaCCTGCGATGTGGGAGACACCTAGTTCAACTCTCTCCctgagagggagaagggatttgtCACCTCTCAAGTGAGTGCCTTAGCCACTGGGTTATGAGACATTCTAATATGGGGCtccctcagtttcttctgttGACTCTGTTCAATTGTGAATAAACAATAaacctgagggcattctgtgacaaaaaattaaaaattcacacAATCTACTTTAAAATACgacaaaaattctgcaaaattttatttgccaaataaatgtggaggctccagcatggcattggagaGTACAGGCCACTTGCTGGACAGCTGTTGAAGATCACTTTGCAGCCCCCCCcgggacacagactcagtggtgaggttGCACCAACCCTTGTAGTAggaggattttatgtttgtattttatataatttagaatgaaggataaagaataataatgtagcatgtattaaatgtattggtgTATGATCTGATCATATCCtaccagccaccctttttgaataacagaaaggaatggcctaatgggCCAATGGATAAagatacatcagccagaatctgtttctggactgatttcaaggcagtaacagacctttgagggtcaccaatttattgtaggtttagcattttaaaataagaaaaagaatgccataattgttttattttgcattgcaatttgatgttcctgttcaaaatgttctgtgtaaattaattctgttttgtgtgtgaatacgaAATGTATGTTAAGAGAAGTGTGAAAGCCATTGCTGAACCAGATGTATGAAGGAGGAAACGGAGACAGATGCAAGGGTCCCAGGAGGCTGAAACACGCCCCTATTGAAATAtcagaggagggcagattgaTGACTCTAAAGATAAGACAGGCACTTCTCAATGGGGACAAGAGagctgtgatcaaaaccagcatGGGATAACAGCATAAGGACTgggcctgtcccagaaacaccctAGGGTTTGCCCCTCTATGCCAAGTGCACcaagtgtgggcaggcaggctcagcaaggcaagatccaagtgtggaggacCTTAGAGTGGGGGGATCCAGTAAGGGTTGAGATAGTTCTGTGTGGgaggcaaagaatcctgtggcaccttatagacaaaaccattttcaaaaaaccaccttcacctggacctccctgcatgcatctgaagaagtgggtattcacccatgaaagctcatgctccaaaacgtctgttagtctataaggtgccacaggattctttgctgcttttacagatccagactaacacggctacccttctgatacttctgtgtggggcaatctgggtgcgggcagctcagtgggggatccagctatgaggggggatctggatgcacagaggcttgttgGCAGATTCTGGGTACAACAGTAATGGAATTCTGCAgggaggtccaggtgaaggtggttttttgaaaatggttttgttttgccCATGGCTAATTCTCCTGTTAATGTTAACTGGATTTGCACTGATGCTATTATGTGAGATTATACCCGCAACACCTGTTTAAATGAGAACTGTGGTTGTATTAGATTCACAGACTGTTAACTTTATTCTTAATTTTTATAAACACCATGTTGCTTACAAAAACAATGACTGTATGAAAATGTGAGACATTGTGAAATATCAGCTGGCAAAGCTAGCAATTCAGAGATCATATGGCTGCTGGCATAAGGGGAAACTTACAACACtaaataaaaccacctctttcTATGCTCCTTTTTGAACAAGGAATGATAAAATTAGTTGTAAAGTTCATAGACTGAATTTACATTAACCTATGCAGTCAAACTCACTGGAGTAACGCATGGATTAGAAACAACACAAAGCAAAATGGTCATTTTGCTATATTACTTTCTTTGTTATGTTCTAATTCAATAATTTCCTAATAACAGATTACAATGcctaaagaaagaaaatattaaaaccaaatatttaacacatttatttaaagaCCACCACCTTTAAAGCTGAGGAGCTCTTAACTGCTAAGCTAGGGAAGGTACGTTTGGAGTTTTACCTTGTCCTCCTATTTCTAGAAGTAGAGCAATACTCTGATCCCTAAATAAATAACATAACCAAGTTATGATTCCATAAACATAAGGAAAGTGCTGAGATTATGTACAATGTATTTTCAGCTTCTTTAGATAGGATTaaagcaagaaagaaagagagagagacatttaaCAATATCATACCACAATTCTTAACATACTTGCATCACATCTCTTTATGGCTCACTTATGCTTTTAATTTACAGTAGATTTTACCATGAGTAGGATTGCTTTTCCAGGTCTCATTTTCAATGCTGCAAAATTATGACTAAACTGGTTTGCCCACTTACAAATGAGGGCCTTAGGATTTATAAAGTAGAAATGTCTATAACTGTCCCTTTAAAGGTGTTTCCAATGGCTTCTGAGAATATCTGCAATATTTTTTTCATGGTCCATTTGAAGTACTGCTTTTTTAGCACTTTGTTAACATTCTTAATCAAAGACAAGTTATATCTCCAGAGGGTTGGATCCTTAGTGAGAAATTTTTTAGGTATGTTTCCTTGGAGAGGGTCTCTGCAATGATAAGTAATTGCAATGTCCCTGGAAACTTCTAGGCTGCTTCCATAGGCCTTTAGAACAGAGTGGACGGAAGTCTGAATCACTTTCTTTGGATCAACTATCATTTTCCTAGGACTGAAGGCCCATGGTCTATCAGGCTCTTTATAAATATGCTGGAGTATGTTGACCCCTGGTACAGCGCTCCAGGATGAAATGTTGAATGCCTCATTCGAAGAATACACAGTTTTAGGGAAGATGTGGTTCTCAAAGAGGAAAATGCCAGTCCCTGGATTTTGCTCCTGAAGGCTGCTCATCATTGTTTTCCAGTTCAGGTGTTTAATGGGGAGAATAATTTCATCAATATCATTAAGAAGCACAAACTTGCTCCTGTACATGTTGCGGTAAACACAATCATTTAGAGCAGTAATTTGTCCATAGTAGCCAACGTCTTTGGTATCCATAGAAAAATGCCAGTAAGAAGAAACGTTAAAGTATGAAGTAATTGGCCAGGGAATTATCTCAACAGTTCCTTCTGCAATATAAAATTCTAAGGCTTTCTCCATCAATTGGCTGCAGCTGTTCTTATAGATAACAACTTTCTGTGCCCCAAGAATTTTATACATCTCAATGCTCTGTATGAATTGTAAGACATTGTTGTAATTTCCAAACATGGTAGAGATGCACACAGTGAATTCAACAGAAAGGGTCTTGTCTTCacggttttttatttcaaacctTGGTAGCTGGACAATATTTCCTTTAGGGGACCAATGAATTGACACATAGTTTGGATCACAGTTTTGGGGCTCCACACAAAGTAAATCTGCTGTACCATAAGGGAATCCAAATAGATCTGAATGAACATCTATTGCTGCCCTTTCCACAGATACCTTGCCATCAGATTGACAACAAAACCAGCAATAAAGATCTCTTACTTCATTATGGTGTACAATCCCAATGACACGAGTGAGGTTTATTTGTCTTTTGTCAAAGTATGGTGCTATTATAAATGTTTTATTATATTGTAATGCTGTGATTGTATCCCTGGCAATCTCACCTTGACAGAGGTCAATCAGCCCTGTCGACTTTGATGAGAGAGAGTTTTGTGTTACCCAATAGTACAAGAGGGAATACAGAATCAGTACGAAAAGGACCATcacaaaaaaaaagattcttcCATAGCAAGACATTTCTGCATTTAAGTTCTAGGTAAGTGTCTATGAGAGAAATGGGTTAAAGTTAGAATGAACATTACCAGTTAAAAGTAGGACGTAAAAGTAGATATCGGTAATTACTTTACCAGTTAAAAGCAGGAAATATTTAAACTGAAAGCTAATCTACTCCTGCACCTACATAGCATAATCATTcttggtatttatttttttttggaagtTGTTCCCCCTCTGAGTTAGATACCAATTACTGATTAGTTATGTTTTCCATCCTCCACTTCCACCTTCAATCCTCATCCCCTCTCTTGGACATGCTTTGTGTggaatttttctattttttccctAAACTCTGCACTTGTTAATTGACCAGGAAATAAAGGTACCCACTCCTCTAATACAGACATTTCACATTAAACATTTGAAATCAGTCTTAAATGAATAATATTGTAAATTCTACCTGCAGTTGTTCTGTGGCTTTTGGTGGTTTTGCTCCCTGATACAGGGTGAACATTTGTATTTATTCTAACTTGAATATTAGAAAGGAGACCACAAAAAATAGATTAGAAAAGGAGAGAACCACTGTCAAGTGAgttttccttcctccttcccagaTGTTTTTTAACAGAAACCCTCTAGAGTAAGTgctatgttaaaaaaacaaaaaaatctcttACTAAATATGAGTTACAAGTTTCCTCACAAGTTAGGTATTTTCTTAAGTTATCTAGAGTAGGGATGTAATATAGTAAACGGTTAACCGGTAAGCATTAGCCTTACTGGTTAACCCAGGCTAACACTTAACCCCCAACCCCGGGCAGGCCGGAGCAGCCCCAGCCCGTGGGACTTGGTGGACGGCCAACCCCAGCCACAGCCTTGGGCTGCACTGGCCGGAGCAGCAGCCCCTGGCCGTGGCAGCTGGCCCCAGGAACAGCCCCAGTCCTGATGgccagagcagccccagccccagccccctccctttaaTCGGTTGACCGATTAAACAATATAATTTTaactggtgtgacaaagttccgcctctaccttggtgagtcctgcacttattggcggatttgcttgcctcagagattcaccacgtgggtcaggaaacagcccagagaccttcccctctggtagggGCCACAATCCAGGCCAattcctcctgtatctgatcaggagttgggaggtttggggggaacttgggcctgccctctactccaagttccagcccagggcctgtggactgcagctgtctagagtgcctacTGGTACAGCtgcgcaacagctacaactccctgggctacttccccatggcctccttccaataccttctttatcctaagctcaccagggaaaagggatctacttaaacAGGGACTAAcaatctgccttctaacactctcctgtagctatctggcctgaccctgtcacactggTTAACTTTTTTAACGATATTTACATCCCTAATCTAGAGTAGTTTATTTTAGAGCCTGAGcatctacacagcagttaaatagccccttagcccgagcatTGCAAACttgtcagctggcatggaccagccacAGGTTTGTAATTGTAGCGGGGACATATCCtcagagtacatttcccagacccgaagaagagctctttgtaaaATCAAAAATTTACAAAAATCTTTTACTCTGAATCTTAGATTCTAATTTCTTCAGATTAACCAAGTCTACTAACCTTATGTCCAAAAATTATTTTGATTCTGACTTGTTTGAGAGGACCTCATCCATTTGGCTCTTTTGGACAGTAGGCAGTTGATCACCTGACTTGTCTCTAATGAGCTTCTCTAAATATTACTGAGCCTGAAGTTCTTCCTGTTGCAGAAGAGGCATTGCTGTTCATGGAAATCTGCCTGTAAGAAATGGCCAATTACTTTATTGATTAATTCCCTTTTCAAGGAAATTGGGTGAGATAAGCATAGATTAATTAAAGGATTAATGAATCACATCCTTGCTCTCCTAACACCATGCTCAAAGATCCGTAATTAAGAGTCTACTGCAGGAAAATTAGCCAATCTGAAGAGAAGATGCAAGCGTGAGATCAGTGACTGAAGAGAAAACTGGCCGAAGGAAAAGTCTGAAATATGGTTACAGTGTACGTGAAAATGACTCCATATTTTTATGCTGCTGCTGTATACAAGGTATTGTATCTGAAAGGGAACTAGGGATTTTTAACCACTCCTTGATAAGAAGGAGGACTGCAAATTAGTCTTCTTAGGTCTTATAGCCATGATATAAAAATGGTTTGGGCACATTTACATCTAAACATGTTTATGTTCACATTCACTGTTGCTATCATTTATAACAGTGCCTAGAAGTGTGCTACAGAAAATAAGAGATTTAATTTCCTGCTCTAAAGATTTTACTATCTAATTATTGATAAGACAATGAGTGAGAATAAGAGATAAAGGAGGTTACGAGAGAGAGGAAATGTAAGAGTTAAATCAATTACTTAGCTAGGTTATGTTTGTATCTTGATGGCACAATTAAATTTCTAAATgtagatgggggttgggggaagaggcagagaaaacGGGAAAAAGGATACCGTTCCAGGGGAGGCTGGAAGGAGATGTGCGGTTGGTGGCTGGGGGAAAAGGTAGAGACAAGGAATAGGAGAAGGAATGCTGGTGGCAGGGTGAAGTAAGTAACGCGTACAATCAGCTGAGGACAATAAAGACAAGCAAATTAAAACAAGTGGCAACATAATTATATGCTATATCTAGAGACCTAAGAATAGTGTTGTTATTGTCTTATCATTCCCCTGTGCTCCCTTTATCTGGTTTTCTATAACCACCTGTTCTCTCTTATCGTATTGTTGGATTGTAAATTTTTAAGGGCAGAGATCATCTTTTTGttatatgtatgtacagtgctTGTCACAATGGAGTTCTAGTCTGTAACTACAGCTACTACTGTTATCACTATACAAATAAGTAATAAAAGGTGGTTGAGATGGAATCTGGGTTTGAGGGATGTGTTTtctttgttagtttttttttttaaataaagaatttgATTGATAGATATTTTGCGTCATGTACAATAAGACATTGTGACCCAAGAACCTCTGCATGCTAACTAGCAAAGGTATGCAGATGGGTTAAAAGAATCTCCTGAGTGTGATATGAACATTCTAGTTCACCAAAGACCACAGGTCCCAGCTTCCAACTATCCCCAAGGGTGCTCAACCCCAAGCCCCACTCCTActccacccctccaccccaacacCCCACTCCAACtcttcctgcccctactccaccccacctcacctcttcccaccgAGTTCAGCCTCCTCTCCCAGGGTGGAAGCCTCTATTTAATCATGTATCCagtattaaaatattcccaaactgggtctcttttatagCTGGCTGCCATtacaggttttcccttctagggagagaatggtatggtagatctcaaatcaatgaaggctacattcagaaagacctcaagacttctggaatatgttgctcaaacagtttcacttttgtttctactgcctggcCCTACCTTCTCACACTtactccagacttcttctc is part of the Gopherus flavomarginatus isolate rGopFla2 chromosome 17, rGopFla2.mat.asm, whole genome shotgun sequence genome and harbors:
- the LOC127036134 gene encoding beta-1,4-galactosyltransferase galt-1-like, with amino-acid sequence MSCYGRIFFFVMVLFVLILYSLLYYWVTQNSLSSKSTGLIDLCQGEIARDTITALQYNKTFIIAPYFDKRQINLTRVIGIVHHNEVRDLYCWFCCQSDGKVSVERAAIDVHSDLFGFPYGTADLLCVEPQNCDPNYVSIHWSPKGNIVQLPRFEIKNREDKTLSVEFTVCISTMFGNYNNVLQFIQSIEMYKILGAQKVVIYKNSCSQLMEKALEFYIAEGTVEIIPWPITSYFNVSSYWHFSMDTKDVGYYGQITALNDCVYRNMYRSKFVLLNDIDEIILPIKHLNWKTMMSSLQEQNPGTGIFLFENHIFPKTVYSSNEAFNISSWSAVPGVNILQHIYKEPDRPWAFSPRKMIVDPKKVIQTSVHSVLKAYGSSLEVSRDIAITYHCRDPLQGNIPKKFLTKDPTLWRYNLSLIKNVNKVLKKQYFKWTMKKILQIFSEAIGNTFKGTVIDISTL